From the Arvicola amphibius chromosome 2, mArvAmp1.2, whole genome shotgun sequence genome, one window contains:
- the Parp11 gene encoding protein mono-ADP-ribosyltransferase PARP11 isoform X4: MKQMNLVTGKQRLVKRAPFSISAFSYICENEAIPMPTHWENVNTEVPYQLVSLQNQTHEYNEVASLFGKTMDRNRIKRIQRIQNLDLWEFFCRKKAQLKKKRGVPQINEQMLFHGTSSEFVEAICIHNFDWRINGVHGAVFGKGTYFARDAAYSSRFCKDDIKHGNTFQIHGVSVQQRHLFRTYKSMFLARVLIGDYINGDSKYMRPPSKDGSYVNLYDSCVDDTWNPKIFVVFDANQIYPEYLIDFH; the protein is encoded by the exons ATGAAGCAGATGAACCTCGTCACTGGAAAACAACGCCTAGTAAAAAGGGCTCCTTTCTCCATCAGTGCCTTCAG TTACATCTGTGAAAATGAGGCCATCCCCATGCCAACACACTGGGAGAACGTGAATACGGAAGTTCCCTACCAG CTGGTCTCCCTGCAGAACCAAACACATGAATATAACGAAGTTGCCAGTCTCTTTGGTAAAACAATGGATCGGAACCGAATTAAAAGGATTCAAAGGATTCAAAACTTAGACTTATGGGAGTTCTTTTGCAG GAAGAAGGCTCAGCTCAAGAAAAAGAGAGGCGTCCCCCAGATCAATGAGCAGATGCTGTTCCATGGCACCAGCAGTGAGTTTGTGGAGGCCATTTGCATTCACAACTTTGACTGGAGAATTAATGGTGTACACGGTGCTGTCTTTGGAAAAG GAACCTATTTTGCTAGAGATGCCGCATACTCCAGTCGCTTCTGCAAAGATGACATCAAGCATGGTAACACGTTCCAGATTCACGGGGTCAGCGTGCAGCAGCGACATCTGTTCAGAACCTATAAATCCATGTTTCTTGCTCGAGTACTAATTGGGGATTACATAAACGGAGACTCCAAATACATGCGACCTCCTTCCAAAGACGGGAGCTATGTGAATCTGTATGACAGCTGTGTGGATGACACCTGGAACCCAAAGATCTTTGTGGTGTTTGATGCCAACCAGATCTACCCCGAGTACTTAATAGACTTTCACTGA
- the Parp11 gene encoding protein mono-ADP-ribosyltransferase PARP11 isoform X2: MFHKTEELFPKKMESDVDDMDTSDTQWGWFYLAECGKWHMFQPDTNIQCSVSSEDIEKSFKTNPCGSISFTTSKFSYKIDFSEMKQMNLVTGKQRLVKRAPFSISAFSYICENEAIPMPTHWENVNTEVPYQLVSLQNQTHEYNEVASLFGKTMDRNRIKRIQRIQNLDLWEFFCRKKAQLKKKRGVPQINEQMLFHGTSSEFVEAICIHNFDWRINGVHGAVFGKGTYFARDAAYSSRFCKDDIKHGNTFQIHGVSVQQRHLFRTYKSMFLARVLIGDYINGDSKYMRPPSKDGSYVNLYDSCVDDTWNPKIFVVFDANQIYPEYLIDFH; encoded by the exons ATGTTTCACAAGACAGAGGAACTCTTTCCCAAGAAGATGGAGAGTGACGTGGATGACATGGACACCTCGGACACACAGTGGGGCTGGTTCTACCTGGCAGAATGCGGCAAGTGGCACATGTTTCAG CCGGATACCAACATTCAATGTTCAGTTAGCAGTGAAGATATCGAAAAAAGCTTCAAAACAAACCCTTGTGGCTCCATTTCCTTTACTACTTCCAAATTCAGCTACAAGATAGACTTTTCAG AAATGAAGCAGATGAACCTCGTCACTGGAAAACAACGCCTAGTAAAAAGGGCTCCTTTCTCCATCAGTGCCTTCAG TTACATCTGTGAAAATGAGGCCATCCCCATGCCAACACACTGGGAGAACGTGAATACGGAAGTTCCCTACCAG CTGGTCTCCCTGCAGAACCAAACACATGAATATAACGAAGTTGCCAGTCTCTTTGGTAAAACAATGGATCGGAACCGAATTAAAAGGATTCAAAGGATTCAAAACTTAGACTTATGGGAGTTCTTTTGCAG GAAGAAGGCTCAGCTCAAGAAAAAGAGAGGCGTCCCCCAGATCAATGAGCAGATGCTGTTCCATGGCACCAGCAGTGAGTTTGTGGAGGCCATTTGCATTCACAACTTTGACTGGAGAATTAATGGTGTACACGGTGCTGTCTTTGGAAAAG GAACCTATTTTGCTAGAGATGCCGCATACTCCAGTCGCTTCTGCAAAGATGACATCAAGCATGGTAACACGTTCCAGATTCACGGGGTCAGCGTGCAGCAGCGACATCTGTTCAGAACCTATAAATCCATGTTTCTTGCTCGAGTACTAATTGGGGATTACATAAACGGAGACTCCAAATACATGCGACCTCCTTCCAAAGACGGGAGCTATGTGAATCTGTATGACAGCTGTGTGGATGACACCTGGAACCCAAAGATCTTTGTGGTGTTTGATGCCAACCAGATCTACCCCGAGTACTTAATAGACTTTCACTGA
- the Parp11 gene encoding protein mono-ADP-ribosyltransferase PARP11 isoform X1, producing the protein MWEANPEMFHKTEELFPKKMESDVDDMDTSDTQWGWFYLAECGKWHMFQPDTNIQCSVSSEDIEKSFKTNPCGSISFTTSKFSYKIDFSEMKQMNLVTGKQRLVKRAPFSISAFSYICENEAIPMPTHWENVNTEVPYQLVSLQNQTHEYNEVASLFGKTMDRNRIKRIQRIQNLDLWEFFCRKKAQLKKKRGVPQINEQMLFHGTSSEFVEAICIHNFDWRINGVHGAVFGKGTYFARDAAYSSRFCKDDIKHGNTFQIHGVSVQQRHLFRTYKSMFLARVLIGDYINGDSKYMRPPSKDGSYVNLYDSCVDDTWNPKIFVVFDANQIYPEYLIDFH; encoded by the exons GAGATGTTTCACAAGACAGAGGAACTCTTTCCCAAGAAGATGGAGAGTGACGTGGATGACATGGACACCTCGGACACACAGTGGGGCTGGTTCTACCTGGCAGAATGCGGCAAGTGGCACATGTTTCAG CCGGATACCAACATTCAATGTTCAGTTAGCAGTGAAGATATCGAAAAAAGCTTCAAAACAAACCCTTGTGGCTCCATTTCCTTTACTACTTCCAAATTCAGCTACAAGATAGACTTTTCAG AAATGAAGCAGATGAACCTCGTCACTGGAAAACAACGCCTAGTAAAAAGGGCTCCTTTCTCCATCAGTGCCTTCAG TTACATCTGTGAAAATGAGGCCATCCCCATGCCAACACACTGGGAGAACGTGAATACGGAAGTTCCCTACCAG CTGGTCTCCCTGCAGAACCAAACACATGAATATAACGAAGTTGCCAGTCTCTTTGGTAAAACAATGGATCGGAACCGAATTAAAAGGATTCAAAGGATTCAAAACTTAGACTTATGGGAGTTCTTTTGCAG GAAGAAGGCTCAGCTCAAGAAAAAGAGAGGCGTCCCCCAGATCAATGAGCAGATGCTGTTCCATGGCACCAGCAGTGAGTTTGTGGAGGCCATTTGCATTCACAACTTTGACTGGAGAATTAATGGTGTACACGGTGCTGTCTTTGGAAAAG GAACCTATTTTGCTAGAGATGCCGCATACTCCAGTCGCTTCTGCAAAGATGACATCAAGCATGGTAACACGTTCCAGATTCACGGGGTCAGCGTGCAGCAGCGACATCTGTTCAGAACCTATAAATCCATGTTTCTTGCTCGAGTACTAATTGGGGATTACATAAACGGAGACTCCAAATACATGCGACCTCCTTCCAAAGACGGGAGCTATGTGAATCTGTATGACAGCTGTGTGGATGACACCTGGAACCCAAAGATCTTTGTGGTGTTTGATGCCAACCAGATCTACCCCGAGTACTTAATAGACTTTCACTGA
- the Parp11 gene encoding protein mono-ADP-ribosyltransferase PARP11 isoform X3, with protein sequence MRQVAHVSEMKQMNLVTGKQRLVKRAPFSISAFSYICENEAIPMPTHWENVNTEVPYQLVSLQNQTHEYNEVASLFGKTMDRNRIKRIQRIQNLDLWEFFCRKKAQLKKKRGVPQINEQMLFHGTSSEFVEAICIHNFDWRINGVHGAVFGKGTYFARDAAYSSRFCKDDIKHGNTFQIHGVSVQQRHLFRTYKSMFLARVLIGDYINGDSKYMRPPSKDGSYVNLYDSCVDDTWNPKIFVVFDANQIYPEYLIDFH encoded by the exons ATGCGGCAAGTGGCACATGTTTCAG AAATGAAGCAGATGAACCTCGTCACTGGAAAACAACGCCTAGTAAAAAGGGCTCCTTTCTCCATCAGTGCCTTCAG TTACATCTGTGAAAATGAGGCCATCCCCATGCCAACACACTGGGAGAACGTGAATACGGAAGTTCCCTACCAG CTGGTCTCCCTGCAGAACCAAACACATGAATATAACGAAGTTGCCAGTCTCTTTGGTAAAACAATGGATCGGAACCGAATTAAAAGGATTCAAAGGATTCAAAACTTAGACTTATGGGAGTTCTTTTGCAG GAAGAAGGCTCAGCTCAAGAAAAAGAGAGGCGTCCCCCAGATCAATGAGCAGATGCTGTTCCATGGCACCAGCAGTGAGTTTGTGGAGGCCATTTGCATTCACAACTTTGACTGGAGAATTAATGGTGTACACGGTGCTGTCTTTGGAAAAG GAACCTATTTTGCTAGAGATGCCGCATACTCCAGTCGCTTCTGCAAAGATGACATCAAGCATGGTAACACGTTCCAGATTCACGGGGTCAGCGTGCAGCAGCGACATCTGTTCAGAACCTATAAATCCATGTTTCTTGCTCGAGTACTAATTGGGGATTACATAAACGGAGACTCCAAATACATGCGACCTCCTTCCAAAGACGGGAGCTATGTGAATCTGTATGACAGCTGTGTGGATGACACCTGGAACCCAAAGATCTTTGTGGTGTTTGATGCCAACCAGATCTACCCCGAGTACTTAATAGACTTTCACTGA
- the Parp11 gene encoding protein mono-ADP-ribosyltransferase PARP11 isoform X5, whose translation MPTHWENVNTEVPYQLVSLQNQTHEYNEVASLFGKTMDRNRIKRIQRIQNLDLWEFFCRKKAQLKKKRGVPQINEQMLFHGTSSEFVEAICIHNFDWRINGVHGAVFGKGTYFARDAAYSSRFCKDDIKHGNTFQIHGVSVQQRHLFRTYKSMFLARVLIGDYINGDSKYMRPPSKDGSYVNLYDSCVDDTWNPKIFVVFDANQIYPEYLIDFH comes from the exons ATGCCAACACACTGGGAGAACGTGAATACGGAAGTTCCCTACCAG CTGGTCTCCCTGCAGAACCAAACACATGAATATAACGAAGTTGCCAGTCTCTTTGGTAAAACAATGGATCGGAACCGAATTAAAAGGATTCAAAGGATTCAAAACTTAGACTTATGGGAGTTCTTTTGCAG GAAGAAGGCTCAGCTCAAGAAAAAGAGAGGCGTCCCCCAGATCAATGAGCAGATGCTGTTCCATGGCACCAGCAGTGAGTTTGTGGAGGCCATTTGCATTCACAACTTTGACTGGAGAATTAATGGTGTACACGGTGCTGTCTTTGGAAAAG GAACCTATTTTGCTAGAGATGCCGCATACTCCAGTCGCTTCTGCAAAGATGACATCAAGCATGGTAACACGTTCCAGATTCACGGGGTCAGCGTGCAGCAGCGACATCTGTTCAGAACCTATAAATCCATGTTTCTTGCTCGAGTACTAATTGGGGATTACATAAACGGAGACTCCAAATACATGCGACCTCCTTCCAAAGACGGGAGCTATGTGAATCTGTATGACAGCTGTGTGGATGACACCTGGAACCCAAAGATCTTTGTGGTGTTTGATGCCAACCAGATCTACCCCGAGTACTTAATAGACTTTCACTGA